Proteins encoded together in one Vulcanisaeta thermophila window:
- a CDS encoding ABC transporter permease codes for MKDVIVWILKRLGIAAGTVFLVISATYILLRYAPGNPLQLYIGSCLSQGYSLETCYARAKLVFLIDPNEPPLEAYANYLVQLAHGDLGRSLIYHLPVAELIAKEIPWTVFLVTTSLLLSYALGVLIGLFSAKYSGGKIDSAVTTISAAVNAIPNYILAIILLLFLAVYSHIFPINGSYSVPASEVGFNWIFISNVLYHYTLPILSFAIPMIPGWILGIRSAAVAISKEDYVMYARLRGVKSRDLMINYIGRLAVIPSFTRLMYSFGLLLGAAAFIESTFGLFGIGSLYATALSSRDYPLAISTLMIIVAVTVLGNIIADILYGVLDPRVRVR; via the coding sequence ATGAAGGATGTTATAGTATGGATTTTAAAGAGATTAGGAATTGCGGCTGGTACAGTATTCTTAGTGATATCAGCGACGTATATATTACTTAGGTATGCCCCAGGTAATCCATTACAGCTCTACATAGGTTCCTGCTTATCTCAGGGTTATAGCCTTGAGACATGCTATGCAAGGGCTAAGCTTGTGTTTTTGATAGATCCTAATGAACCACCATTAGAGGCCTATGCTAATTATCTGGTACAGCTTGCCCATGGGGATCTTGGTAGATCATTAATTTATCATTTGCCTGTGGCTGAGTTAATTGCTAAGGAGATACCGTGGACTGTATTCCTAGTAACCACATCATTATTGTTGTCATACGCACTCGGTGTATTGATAGGCTTGTTTAGTGCTAAGTATAGTGGTGGTAAGATTGATTCCGCAGTAACAACGATTAGTGCTGCAGTTAATGCAATACCGAATTATATCCTAGCCATAATATTACTGTTGTTTCTCGCAGTTTATTCGCACATATTTCCCATAAATGGATCCTACTCAGTGCCTGCATCTGAGGTGGGGTTCAATTGGATCTTTATTTCAAATGTACTTTATCACTATACATTGCCCATACTTTCCTTCGCGATACCCATGATACCAGGATGGATACTTGGCATTAGATCTGCTGCTGTGGCTATTTCTAAGGAGGATTATGTAATGTATGCTAGGTTAAGAGGCGTTAAATCTAGGGACTTAATGATTAATTATATAGGTAGACTTGCTGTCATACCATCATTCACAAGGCTTATGTATTCCTTTGGATTACTCCTAGGGGCAGCCGCATTTATTGAGAGCACCTTTGGGCTCTTTGGAATAGGTAGTTTATATGCTACGGCACTTAGTAGTAGGGATTATCCACTTGCTATTAGTACGTTAATGATTATTGTAGCTGTCACTGTGCTAGGTAATATAATCGCTGACATACTATATGGAGTCCTTGATCCAAGGGTTAGGGTGAGGTAG
- a CDS encoding ABC transporter permease encodes MNVVIPQISRRELRKWRRILLSNKIFMAGLIIFILYVLMGTVGLLIIPPPSAKLAKPANAFKPPSLKDFPLYIFGTDYEGIPLISDIVWGTPFILEVSTLASVITVGIGVILGLLAGYIGGPLDKFLSAIFDIILTLPTFPIILILATFIHTNNPLILAGILSMFSWAGLARSVRGFTYSLKNQGYIETAIILGFNTRKIILNEMIYPMMPYILVHLFQDMMFYVYGLVGLYAYGFLPLTTANWGVVLDFAMSIGGAIYSPLGFWNLIIPLVTIIIYEIGLMFMALGADRLVNPRMRNF; translated from the coding sequence ATGAACGTGGTAATACCACAGATTAGTAGGAGGGAATTGCGTAAATGGCGTCGAATATTATTGTCCAATAAAATATTTATGGCTGGTTTGATAATATTCATACTCTACGTACTGATGGGCACTGTGGGTTTACTAATAATACCGCCACCTAGTGCCAAATTGGCTAAACCAGCCAATGCTTTTAAGCCACCGAGTCTTAAGGATTTCCCATTGTATATATTCGGAACTGATTATGAAGGCATACCACTTATTTCCGATATAGTCTGGGGCACACCATTCATTCTTGAGGTCTCCACATTAGCCTCGGTGATAACCGTAGGTATTGGTGTTATTCTCGGATTACTCGCCGGATATATTGGTGGGCCTCTCGATAAGTTCCTGAGCGCAATTTTCGATATAATATTGACCCTACCAACATTCCCGATAATTCTAATACTGGCTACGTTTATTCATACGAATAATCCATTGATACTTGCTGGTATATTGAGCATGTTTTCCTGGGCTGGCCTTGCTAGGTCCGTTAGGGGCTTTACATACTCACTTAAGAATCAGGGTTACATAGAGACCGCCATTATACTGGGCTTTAATACTCGTAAGATAATCCTTAATGAGATGATCTATCCCATGATGCCTTATATACTGGTTCATCTATTTCAGGACATGATGTTCTACGTGTACGGATTAGTGGGCCTCTATGCATATGGCTTCCTACCCCTAACTACAGCTAACTGGGGTGTGGTGTTGGATTTCGCGATGAGTATTGGGGGTGCTATTTATAGTCCATTGGGCTTTTGGAACCTAATAATACCGTTGGTGACCATAATAATTTATGAGATTGGGTTAATGTTCATGGCACTGGGTGCGGATAGGCTTGTTAATCCGCGTATGAGGAACTTCTAA
- a CDS encoding ABC transporter ATP-binding protein produces MDSILEARHVTVVYSIKKGLFSTSTVVALDDVSLSVSEGSSISIVGESGSGKTTLAKVLVGVQPVTKGNVLFYGKDVSLMSKQEFYWYRRNVQYIPQDPYSSFNPFRNIGSVLRDLALFHRVATRSNVNDVIRNTLEIVKLDPDEVLDKYPHQLSGGQLQRVALARALLLKPKVLIADEVVTMLDASLRVELIDLIKQIQREYKLAVLFITHDIALAKYFAEDGEMVVMYRGRIIERGYTKSIISNPKEEYTKLLLSSYLEPF; encoded by the coding sequence ATGGATAGCATACTCGAGGCCAGGCATGTCACTGTGGTATACAGCATCAAGAAGGGCCTTTTCTCAACCAGCACAGTGGTGGCGTTGGACGATGTTAGTTTATCTGTTAGTGAGGGTTCATCAATATCTATCGTTGGTGAGAGTGGTTCGGGAAAGACAACATTGGCGAAGGTCCTCGTTGGCGTACAACCTGTGACTAAAGGCAATGTTCTATTTTACGGTAAGGACGTGTCATTAATGAGTAAGCAGGAGTTTTATTGGTACAGGCGTAATGTTCAATACATACCTCAGGACCCCTACTCATCATTTAATCCCTTCAGGAACATTGGGAGTGTGTTAAGGGATTTGGCATTGTTCCACAGGGTAGCCACTAGATCTAACGTGAACGATGTGATAAGGAATACTTTGGAGATCGTTAAGCTTGACCCAGACGAAGTGCTTGATAAATATCCGCATCAATTAAGTGGTGGTCAGCTACAAAGGGTTGCCTTGGCCCGTGCATTATTACTTAAGCCCAAGGTTCTAATAGCTGATGAGGTGGTTACCATGCTCGACGCATCATTAAGGGTCGAGCTCATTGACCTAATTAAGCAAATACAGAGGGAGTATAAACTTGCTGTGCTCTTTATCACCCATGACATAGCATTAGCTAAGTATTTCGCTGAGGATGGTGAGATGGTGGTTATGTACCGCGGGCGCATTATTGAGAGGGGGTACACAAAGAGCATCATTAGTAACCCCAAAGAGGAGTACACAAAGCTATTACTAAGTTCCTACCTGGAGCCATTCTGA
- a CDS encoding ABC transporter ATP-binding protein yields the protein MALLEIKNLYVGYNTLSGFQYALRGINLSVNGGETVTIVGESGSGKTTLVNAVINYLPPNAVVKGTVVFDGMVIRNDDKVDDGFVRNRWKLMAMVPQASMNIFNPVITIASHFIDTARAYGIDRQEALMRARALLKETGLDPDRVLKSYAHQLSGGMKQRVAIALALLLNPKLVILDEPTSALDVVTQWRILNLLRDLRKVHGFAMLLVTHDISVASYLSNRIYVLYGGRIVEYGSRDEIIRNPMHPYTINLIGSIPTIKSSNPFSSFKLKPGNVNNGNGCPLYYRCPFSTEKCLNDVKITEVSPGHGVGCINIDRVKVRMYG from the coding sequence ATGGCATTATTAGAGATTAAGAACTTATATGTGGGATATAACACGCTCAGCGGCTTTCAATACGCATTGAGGGGGATTAACCTGAGTGTTAACGGTGGTGAAACTGTGACTATTGTTGGTGAGAGTGGTTCGGGAAAGACAACATTGGTTAATGCCGTAATTAATTACTTACCTCCAAATGCGGTTGTTAAGGGTACCGTGGTCTTTGATGGTATGGTAATTAGGAATGATGATAAGGTTGATGATGGTTTCGTTAGAAATAGGTGGAAACTTATGGCCATGGTTCCACAGGCATCAATGAATATATTCAACCCAGTTATCACCATAGCCTCGCATTTCATAGATACCGCAAGGGCGTATGGTATTGATAGGCAGGAGGCACTTATGAGGGCCAGGGCATTATTAAAGGAAACGGGGCTTGACCCTGATCGAGTTTTGAAGTCATATGCGCACCAACTTAGTGGTGGTATGAAGCAGAGGGTTGCCATTGCTTTGGCTTTATTGCTAAATCCTAAGCTCGTAATTCTTGATGAACCCACTTCAGCCCTCGATGTGGTTACTCAATGGAGAATACTTAATTTATTAAGGGATTTAAGGAAGGTTCATGGCTTTGCCATGCTCCTGGTTACCCACGACATATCCGTGGCCAGCTATTTATCCAATAGAATCTATGTATTATATGGGGGTAGGATTGTGGAGTACGGTAGTAGGGATGAGATAATAAGAAACCCCATGCATCCATACACAATAAATCTAATAGGTAGTATACCAACAATTAAGTCCAGCAACCCATTCTCCTCATTTAAGTTAAAGCCTGGCAACGTGAATAATGGTAATGGATGCCCACTATACTACAGATGCCCCTTTAGCACTGAGAAGTGCCTCAATGATGTTAAGATTACTGAGGTGAGCCCCGGTCATGGCGTTGGTTGTATTAATATTGATAGGGTTAAGGTGAGAATGTATGGATAG
- a CDS encoding carboxypeptidase regulatory-like domain-containing protein, with amino-acid sequence MSKPYVLFSNTQPYPEFITNYYSGLSALQLIPLESYSYGGIGWEINYSGSPIEVTIIGLYSIFRTAPADGFTLILFPKEGGGIRYINYSVPLFTASSSTSISGNLQLPQSATEYFAIQWDPFYGVGDQFNLYVVAPPSNLIANPGGIGCSIGFVNPGQLINLTIIYVPKPNELFVYITNEATGTSCSFNINLSNYNFTVPSPGSYWVFIESDSGEYYANWALLNVTLKSLSYSNILGNLLVVVHNALNNKPLSNALVSIPNLNETCTTNPQGTCEIKDLVPGRYELIITRSGFENLTESISIVPGTSSIETWLLPVTTMPNEGFEFLGYSPYFREWLNEDVAGMSSIFTSGFAPIGIGVYGVGYYNGDYVGYEYKYDYVVATMTILKPLNFTTWNAGFYPVPQSQSIIDLQLNFYLVIKLINGENQYYWLQNVINIHYPGMITIGPPGAFNNTVSGASFSYGTMTLSSASPAIIGYINSYPFTMADIAKLCQVTPTYVVVCFGYNTGDGTVWYSNMTIYPYTEIANAYFEIAPHGAGATPQLDLAFVLTGGYSPGQVYGNLTNGEIDINVIIRLVNGTWIVPQDAWNVGTGTAEEAQAVVVPENLTALLMPGLMKNLTMLWSLPLEVNVTFINPGHIPIGLPNGTYIGGLVLGSYGPIPLNETTACKPVFNVDGNYLYIPWLNVTGGYVILGNSLVYVGCSYYYNVTIELPIKHISTWVANGSLFTYKPPNEVSNGTTMLLQPSLILINNKVVSQINTTVSGPLLIIIKYNVTKYLVNFITPTGVSIPSEWVTAGSIINVSGPIIRTANYTAYPVTESLLVNEPMNATLEYDVNSTITVRDYLGLPAPNVLVTLICGTKKVSSLTNSLGVANLHLSDVPTVECSLEYVRPMLGLYSISLLAIIIMVIGISLYLLARRLKWSA; translated from the coding sequence GTGTCTAAGCCCTATGTTCTATTCTCAAACACGCAGCCATACCCCGAATTCATAACCAACTACTACTCTGGATTAAGCGCGCTGCAATTGATACCGCTGGAGTCATACTCATATGGTGGTATTGGGTGGGAGATCAATTATAGTGGTTCTCCGATTGAGGTCACAATCATAGGATTGTATAGTATATTTCGCACAGCACCTGCTGATGGTTTTACATTGATACTATTCCCCAAGGAGGGTGGTGGTATTCGCTATATAAATTATAGTGTACCATTGTTCACGGCATCATCATCCACATCAATAAGTGGTAACCTACAGTTACCCCAATCGGCCACTGAGTACTTTGCCATACAGTGGGATCCATTTTATGGTGTAGGTGATCAATTCAACCTCTATGTGGTGGCACCACCAAGTAATTTAATAGCTAATCCAGGTGGTATTGGGTGCAGTATTGGGTTTGTAAACCCTGGGCAATTAATAAACCTGACCATCATTTATGTGCCTAAACCCAATGAGTTATTTGTATACATCACAAATGAGGCCACAGGAACCAGCTGTAGCTTTAACATTAATCTTTCCAATTATAACTTTACGGTCCCAAGTCCCGGCAGTTACTGGGTATTTATCGAGTCGGATTCAGGTGAGTACTATGCAAACTGGGCGTTACTTAATGTAACCCTGAAGTCTTTGAGCTATAGTAATATTCTGGGCAATTTATTGGTTGTGGTGCATAATGCATTGAATAACAAGCCACTGAGTAATGCACTGGTTAGTATTCCCAACCTGAATGAAACCTGTACCACGAACCCACAGGGTACTTGTGAAATAAAGGATTTGGTACCTGGTAGGTATGAATTAATTATTACTCGTAGTGGTTTTGAAAACCTAACGGAATCCATAAGTATTGTACCTGGTACATCAAGCATTGAGACTTGGCTACTGCCCGTAACTACAATGCCCAATGAGGGCTTTGAATTCCTGGGTTATTCACCATACTTTAGGGAGTGGCTTAATGAGGATGTTGCTGGTATGTCCTCAATATTCACATCAGGTTTTGCACCAATAGGTATTGGGGTTTATGGTGTTGGTTACTACAATGGGGATTACGTGGGTTATGAGTATAAGTATGACTACGTGGTGGCCACAATGACCATATTGAAACCCCTTAACTTCACCACATGGAATGCTGGTTTTTACCCAGTTCCTCAGTCCCAATCCATAATTGATTTACAATTGAACTTTTACTTAGTAATTAAGCTAATTAATGGTGAGAATCAGTATTACTGGCTCCAGAACGTTATTAATATTCATTATCCAGGGATGATAACGATAGGCCCACCAGGGGCCTTTAATAACACGGTGTCTGGTGCATCCTTTTCCTACGGCACCATGACCCTGAGTAGCGCATCCCCTGCAATCATTGGTTACATTAATTCATACCCGTTTACAATGGCTGACATAGCTAAACTATGCCAGGTAACACCCACGTACGTCGTCGTGTGTTTTGGTTACAATACCGGTGATGGCACCGTTTGGTATAGTAATATGACAATCTACCCATACACTGAGATAGCTAATGCGTATTTTGAAATAGCACCTCATGGTGCCGGAGCGACACCGCAGTTGGACCTGGCTTTCGTACTAACTGGCGGTTATAGTCCAGGCCAGGTTTATGGTAATTTAACTAACGGCGAGATAGATATTAACGTAATCATTAGGTTAGTAAATGGGACGTGGATAGTGCCCCAGGATGCTTGGAATGTGGGGACGGGTACTGCTGAGGAGGCGCAGGCTGTTGTTGTTCCAGAAAACCTCACCGCATTACTAATGCCTGGCCTTATGAAGAACCTAACAATGCTTTGGTCCCTACCCCTTGAGGTCAATGTTACGTTCATAAATCCAGGGCATATACCCATTGGGTTACCTAATGGAACGTATATTGGGGGTTTGGTCCTTGGATCATACGGGCCAATACCCCTGAATGAAACTACGGCCTGTAAACCCGTGTTTAATGTTGATGGTAATTACCTTTACATACCCTGGCTCAATGTGACTGGTGGGTACGTGATACTGGGTAATTCACTGGTTTATGTGGGGTGCAGTTATTATTATAATGTGACCATAGAATTACCAATCAAACACATAAGCACCTGGGTTGCCAACGGATCCCTATTCACGTACAAACCACCAAATGAGGTAAGTAACGGGACTACAATGCTACTTCAGCCATCACTTATCCTCATTAATAATAAGGTTGTGAGCCAGATCAACACTACCGTGAGCGGGCCGCTTCTAATCATCATTAAGTACAATGTTACCAAGTACTTAGTCAATTTCATAACACCAACGGGAGTCTCCATACCCAGTGAGTGGGTAACGGCTGGTTCAATTATAAATGTCTCAGGCCCCATAATTAGGACCGCGAATTACACCGCATACCCCGTTACCGAAAGCTTGTTGGTGAATGAGCCCATGAATGCCACCCTAGAGTATGATGTTAATTCCACGATCACAGTAAGGGACTACCTGGGACTACCGGCGCCTAATGTCTTGGTTACGTTAATATGCGGTACCAAGAAGGTATCCTCCCTTACCAACTCATTGGGTGTGGCTAATCTACACCTTAGCGATGTACCCACGGTTGAGTGCTCCCTGGAGTATGTACGCCCCATGCTGGGTCTTTACAGCATATCATTACTGGCCATAATTATTATGGTGATAGGGATTTCATTATACTTACTGGCCAGGCGATTGAAATGGTCAGCGTAA
- a CDS encoding alpha-mannosidase, translating into MININYRDLNTIRAKIALLMAASIVKYEEIKTNNSGSCIDASIEVERDLDPWLFIDFDGDATLEIDDKVYAAYTENRIFRLNPGPHNVRLCLSNINYAGGRSVRYNGMYVVYHAPNTFRLAIKALIISEIAEVFEDLRNSLLIILNKSLDKVLITTVSPKQISMFLKYMTQYIRPIPDFLGSIFAYYTVEELSFLRPPDIDELERMSKEALKVLDEELNHLSNYMGKRGILYTIGYSHLDLAWLWPVDVTRQKVRRTVGDMLSIITQYPEAKFAWSNVAFLNWLKSDDPRLFQKFKEAVNSGLIVLVGGSWVEFDANLPGGESLVRQFLYGQRFLLREFGRTAEVGWLPDTFGFPASLPQILKKSGIKAFFEAKLSWSTINRFPYSVFQWEGIDGTRIITINSQQFWGEFHPNDIKRALQFHTKPDLPAFQPFGRTDGGGSTTWISMERFRVINTVPGTPLIMIEDPANYVKILERSNDLPVWHGELYLETHRGVYSNGTSMKKMVRELEVALRDLEIWSVLLNVRRSYEDYWHTLLEAEYHDPMGATNTKNAYDDIMSRLVDVFNRVNEEIKSILNGAVTNDDNWYTVFNSLPWSREVMIELNKPLKGYPAQRIGDNRYIVKVNAPPMGMVSYEIGDGIATGDVSVNDTEGFIENSIIRVYYGDGKLRVYDKEVNREVIRESRLVACEDIAIPWSGWNLEGWYRRNCVVLLPKSIEVVERGPLRATVRLTYEFKKSLVTQLIHVKDHSRIIEFEVDADWRERFIVLRNEFILGIKGEHATYEIPYGVIERNNKPSNPWDAAKFEVPASRWGDLWDTDYGVAIINRGLQGYSALENVIGITILRSPMFPNPFLDYGKAHVEYAVYPHRGSWIDGQVPRIAQEFNVPVRIVKGKTVSESFMEIKNPGILLEALKWSEDDKNTIVIRMWETHGKETRASLEINGEYESIYEADLLERVTGNLDPEKIVFKPYEIKTVLIRMRNHVKPHLRLS; encoded by the coding sequence ATGATAAATATTAACTATAGGGATCTGAATACAATAAGGGCAAAAATAGCGCTCTTAATGGCTGCATCCATAGTTAAATATGAGGAAATTAAGACTAATAATTCGGGGAGCTGCATTGATGCTTCAATTGAAGTTGAGAGGGACCTTGATCCATGGCTGTTCATAGACTTTGATGGTGACGCCACATTGGAGATTGATGATAAGGTTTATGCTGCTTATACAGAGAACAGGATCTTTAGATTAAATCCTGGTCCTCATAATGTCAGGCTTTGCCTATCTAACATTAATTATGCAGGCGGCAGGAGTGTTCGTTATAATGGTATGTACGTGGTTTACCACGCACCCAACACCTTCAGGCTAGCCATAAAGGCATTGATTATTTCCGAAATTGCCGAGGTATTTGAGGACTTGAGGAATTCCCTTTTAATAATACTCAATAAGTCATTGGATAAGGTGTTGATAACCACGGTATCGCCTAAGCAAATAAGCATGTTCCTTAAGTACATGACTCAGTATATAAGGCCAATACCGGACTTCCTGGGAAGCATTTTTGCTTACTATACTGTGGAGGAGCTGAGTTTCCTGAGGCCGCCGGATATTGATGAATTAGAGAGGATGTCAAAGGAGGCATTGAAGGTTCTTGATGAGGAGCTGAATCATTTATCTAACTACATGGGTAAGAGGGGCATACTTTATACCATTGGATACTCACACCTGGATCTAGCCTGGCTCTGGCCGGTTGATGTGACCAGGCAAAAGGTTAGGAGAACAGTTGGTGATATGCTATCAATAATCACACAATATCCAGAGGCTAAGTTCGCATGGTCCAACGTGGCCTTCCTAAATTGGCTTAAGAGTGATGATCCAAGACTCTTTCAGAAGTTCAAGGAGGCCGTGAATTCAGGGCTTATTGTGCTAGTTGGGGGTTCATGGGTTGAGTTTGATGCTAATTTGCCGGGTGGTGAGTCCCTGGTTAGGCAGTTCCTCTACGGTCAGAGGTTCCTCCTGAGGGAGTTCGGTAGGACAGCGGAGGTGGGTTGGCTCCCAGACACCTTCGGATTCCCAGCCTCACTACCACAAATCCTTAAGAAATCGGGAATCAAGGCTTTCTTCGAGGCCAAGCTTTCCTGGAGCACCATTAATAGATTCCCATACTCAGTATTCCAATGGGAGGGAATTGATGGGACCAGGATCATAACCATAAACTCACAGCAGTTCTGGGGTGAATTCCACCCAAATGACATCAAAAGGGCGTTGCAATTCCATACAAAGCCAGACCTACCAGCCTTTCAGCCCTTTGGTAGAACGGATGGGGGTGGATCCACCACATGGATTAGCATGGAGAGGTTTAGGGTAATCAATACTGTCCCTGGCACGCCATTAATAATGATAGAGGATCCAGCGAATTACGTGAAAATACTGGAAAGGAGTAATGACTTACCCGTTTGGCATGGAGAATTATACCTAGAGACGCACAGGGGTGTTTACAGTAATGGTACATCAATGAAGAAGATGGTACGTGAACTGGAGGTGGCGCTCAGGGATTTAGAGATATGGAGTGTCTTACTTAATGTTAGGAGGAGTTACGAGGATTACTGGCACACACTCCTCGAGGCTGAGTATCACGACCCAATGGGCGCCACGAATACCAAGAATGCCTATGATGACATAATGAGTAGACTGGTGGATGTGTTTAATAGGGTTAATGAGGAAATAAAGTCAATACTCAATGGGGCCGTTACTAACGATGACAACTGGTACACAGTATTTAACTCACTACCCTGGAGTAGGGAGGTAATGATCGAATTAAATAAACCATTAAAGGGGTATCCCGCCCAGAGGATTGGTGACAATAGGTACATTGTTAAAGTTAACGCGCCGCCCATGGGTATGGTAAGTTACGAGATTGGCGATGGGATAGCAACTGGTGATGTGAGCGTCAACGATACCGAGGGATTCATTGAAAATTCGATAATAAGGGTTTACTATGGTGATGGTAAACTTAGGGTTTATGATAAGGAGGTAAATAGGGAAGTCATTAGGGAGTCAAGGCTCGTTGCTTGTGAGGACATTGCAATACCATGGAGTGGATGGAACCTTGAGGGCTGGTATAGAAGGAACTGTGTGGTACTACTGCCTAAGAGTATTGAGGTGGTTGAACGTGGTCCATTGAGGGCTACGGTAAGGCTAACCTATGAATTTAAAAAATCGCTGGTCACGCAGCTAATTCATGTAAAGGATCACAGCAGGATCATTGAGTTTGAGGTGGATGCTGATTGGCGTGAAAGGTTCATTGTACTTAGGAATGAGTTCATCCTTGGGATTAAGGGTGAGCATGCAACGTATGAGATACCGTATGGAGTAATTGAAAGGAATAATAAACCCAGCAACCCCTGGGACGCTGCTAAATTTGAGGTTCCAGCATCCAGATGGGGTGACCTTTGGGATACTGACTATGGAGTGGCAATCATAAATAGGGGATTACAGGGATACAGCGCCCTTGAGAATGTCATTGGGATAACGATACTCAGATCCCCAATGTTTCCAAATCCATTTCTAGATTACGGCAAGGCACACGTGGAGTACGCGGTATATCCACACAGGGGTTCCTGGATTGATGGTCAGGTTCCAAGGATTGCTCAGGAATTCAACGTACCAGTCAGGATTGTCAAGGGTAAAACCGTGAGCGAGAGCTTCATGGAGATTAAGAACCCCGGGATACTCCTGGAGGCACTGAAGTGGTCAGAAGACGATAAGAACACAATTGTGATTAGAATGTGGGAAACCCACGGTAAGGAGACCAGGGCAAGCCTTGAAATTAACGGTGAGTATGAGTCAATATATGAAGCGGACTTATTGGAGAGGGTAACTGGTAATCTAGATCCTGAGAAAATAGTGTTTAAACCCTATGAAATAAAGACAGTGCTTATACGGATGAGAAACCACGTAAAGCCTCATCTACGCCTCTCCTAA
- a CDS encoding DUF1854 domain-containing protein, whose amino-acid sequence MSIIRDFLRKLNIINESEVEVLDYNENDASLTIKINNTIYRKVTLRRPFPITNPNMVLIINEDGNVVATLRDVNKLNPKTREIIMKVLNSIYFMPKILKIYSMNTSGDEFTWDIETDRGRITIKTRGRSSIMRFGNRVVIVDVYDTIYEIPDINSLEPRSRRILQSLI is encoded by the coding sequence ATGTCAATAATTAGGGATTTCCTGAGGAAATTGAACATCATTAATGAGAGCGAGGTGGAGGTTCTGGATTATAATGAGAATGATGCATCACTCACAATTAAAATCAATAACACCATTTATCGTAAGGTAACCTTAAGGAGACCATTCCCAATAACCAACCCAAACATGGTGCTGATAATAAATGAAGATGGCAATGTGGTGGCCACGCTCAGGGATGTGAATAAGCTTAACCCCAAGACCAGGGAGATTATCATGAAGGTCCTCAATAGCATTTACTTCATGCCTAAGATCCTAAAAATATACTCAATGAACACGAGCGGCGATGAATTCACTTGGGATATTGAGACCGATAGGGGCAGGATTACCATAAAGACCAGGGGTAGATCAAGCATCATGAGGTTTGGTAATAGGGTAGTCATTGTGGATGTGTATGACACCATTTATGAAATACCTGACATAAATAGCCTTGAACCTAGAAGTAGGAGGATCCTACAATCCTTAATTTAA